A section of the Macadamia integrifolia cultivar HAES 741 chromosome 9, SCU_Mint_v3, whole genome shotgun sequence genome encodes:
- the LOC122088281 gene encoding uncharacterized protein LOC122088281 — protein MGKHGCNADGSLNDSDFTGPLPIIGLYITGASLVCFIAMFVDTFHGFRTRIPWFPCRFFSLNATSLTLISIATKFPVDLNTSMPSRQDQLSKLSGTVLICVAIANFMPSLGTMSNPELLSNVVAVGLLVITVVVNICIQMGTGVIYVFLPEHAIVMFFMLVLLALLGFSASTVPTTRGILDEQHDLKWGNSIGIRHDEPSGSNEGAFEYMKKVVEESWIMAYSSSPFHVLRSSETCNGAEAFSLLSALILVEAVVRSYHLPGSMRFCSGISDYGWTTWLVFVSQALVIALGTVSPALRWINAVQLKMGSKGVMSVLEDERYGFEKLVDWKSSPVPFHIPYRSGRVIVHSSKTHILNLVIGTQRAFILASKVIGLVPLLLVSWPKKFFISLFRSSKRLSTELVAHPIHLDVEEGINKRKETMCGSDDENQQYNLNYFVLHLDGEQDLVQLILKSGFKDVHKWITSGWKSRPGHLIKLLEEKSTASEGFNCALDFDIDEVTSIFIQREEDDCFYNCSRERGNVVSKKPPNCWALPIVTLTSIAISLPYPDQQRIKMLLKGVKQGLEFVNFVEKNTGRTGLMNIRKAAANVWLSIDLYRCWLNIDLSKIAFDHGVPVTLSVEEIIKRFSKTAEEQVLRYNEEIINKLPHQWSAKLVAANSLYRTCKTILLDPEKYRTAENLINWLEKIISDLVGDCLINLPHAIFKECSFARTEDREDRVRNAAYMFGAAQHLEQILRQSTCTNSQLYAEGWICGKNLTTGEFLQPWSMNESLNFKPKIPLSLNGFCTATEVLFVQIIIMMTMMTDYGKTTFDLTVQRSIQDGRLP, from the coding sequence ATGGGAAAACATGGGTGCAATGCTGATGGGTCTCTAAATGATTCAGACTTCACAGGACCTTTACCCATAATTGGCCTCTACATAACTGGAGCATCTCTGGTATGTTTCATTGCTATGTTTGTTGATACTTTCCATGGATTCCGCACTAGAATACCCTGGTTTCCTTGTAGGTTTTTCTCTCTCAACGCTACTTCTCTAACTCTTATATCAATAGCAACTAAGTTTCCTGTCGATCTAAACACTTCCATGCCAAGCCGTCAGGACCAGTTGTCCAAGCTTAGCGGCACTGTTCTGATTTGCGTAGCTATTGCTAACTTCATGCCCTCTTTAGGAACCATGAGCAATCCTGAACTTCTCTCAAATGTTGTGGCAGTTGGATTGCTTGTGATCACTGTTGTTGTCAATATCTGTATTCAAATGGGGACCGGAGTGATCTATGTGTTCTTGCCTGAACATGCCATTGTCATGTTCTTTATGCTGGTTCTCCTTgcacttttgggtttttctgCGTCAACTGTTCCAACCACTAGGGGGATACTGGATGAACAACATGATTTGAAATGGGGAAATTCTATTGGCATTAGACATGATGAGCCAAGTGGCTCCAATGAAGGGGCATTTGAGTACATGAAAAAAGTGGTGGAGGAATCTTGGATAATGGCTTATTCAAGTAGCCCTTTTCATGTCCTGAGAAGCTCAGAGACCTGCAATGGAGCAGAAGCTTTCTCACTCCTTAGTGCTCTGATCTTAGTGGAAGCTGTGGTTAGGTCATATCATTTGCCAGGTTCTATGCGTTTCTGTAGTGGAATATCTGATTATGGCTGGACAACTTGGTTGGTATTTGTTTCACAAGCTCTTGTTATAGCACTAGGAACTGTAAGCCCAGCTCTTAGATGGATAAATGCTGTCCAGTTGAAAATGGGAAGCAAAGGAGTCATGAGTGTGCTTGAGGATGAAAGGTATGGGTTTGAGAAGCTGGTTGACTGGAAAAGTTCCCCTGTACCTTTCCACATTCCATACAGATCAGGCCGAGTTATTGTTCATTCCTCAAAAACCCATATCCTGAATCTTGTAATTGGAACACAGAGGGCCTTCATTTTGGCAAGCAAGGTTATTGGCCTTGTTCCTCTATTGCTGGTCAGTTGGCCCAAAAAGTTCTTTATTTCATTGTTCCGTAGCAGTAAGAGATTGTCAACTGAGTTGGTGGCACATCCAATTCATTTGGATGTGGAAGAAggaatcaacaaaagaaaagaaacaatgtGTGGTTCAGATGATGAGAACCAGCAATACAATTTGAATTATTTTGTGTTGCATCTTGATGGGGAACAAGATCTGGTCCAGTTGATCTTGAAAAGTGGTTTCAAAGATGTGCACAAGTGGATTACAAGTGGCTGGAAGAGTAGACCTGGGCACCTGATCAAGCTTTTGGAGGAGAAATCCACTGCTTCAGAAGGTTTCAATTGTGCTCTTGACTTCGATATCGATGAAGTGACCTCTATTTTcattcaaagggaagaagatgattgtTTCTACAACTGTAGCCGAGAAAGAGGAAATGTGGTTTCCAAGAAGCCTCCTAATTGTTGGGCTTTGCCTATAGTGACTCTCACCAGCAttgccatttcacttccctaCCCAGACCAACAAAGAATAAAGATGTTGTTAAAGGGTGTAAAACAAGGCTTGGAATTTGTCAATTTTGTGGAGAAAAATACAGGTCGCACTGGGCTGATGAATATAAGGAAAGCAGCAGCAAATGTATGGCTCAGCATTGATCTTTACAGATGTTGGCTCAACATAGATCTCAGCAAGATTGCCTTTGATCATGGTGTTCCTGTGACTCTTTCTGTAGAGGAGATAAtcaaaagattttcaaaaactGCAGAGGAACAAGTCTTGAGATATAAtgaagaaataataaataagcTGCCCCATCAATGGTCTGCTAAGCTAGTGGCAGCCAACAGTTTGTACAGAACTTGCAAAACAATTTTGCTTGATCCTGAGAAGTATCGAACTGCAGAGAACTTGATTAACTGGTTGGAGAAAATAATTTCGGATTTAGTTGGTGATTGTCTAATCAACCTTCCTCATGCCATATTTAAAGAGTGTTCATTTGCTCGTACTGAAGATAGAGAAGACAGAGTTAGAAATGCTGCATATATGTTTGGTGCAGCACAACACCTTGAGCAAATTCTTAGACAATCAACTTGCACAAACAGCCAACTTTATGCTGAAGGTTGGATTTGCGGCAAGAATTTGACTACTGGTGAGTTTCTTCAACCATGGAGTATGAATGAATCTCTCAACTTTAAACCAAAAATCCCATTGTCACTGAATGGTTTCTGTACGGCTACTGAAGTATTGTTTGTACAAATAATAAtcatgatgacaatgatgactGACTATGGAAAAACTACATTTGATCTAACAGTTCAGAGAAGTATTCAGGATGGGAGACTACCTTAG
- the LOC122088824 gene encoding cytochrome P450 71A9-like: MAFFIFLFLLFLFIFTRKMNGEKKGANLPPGPPKLPIIGNLHQLGYMPHRSFWQLAKQYGPLMHLQLGFAPTLIVSSAKMAEEILKIHDLEFCSRPSLVGPKKLSYNFKDIAFSPYTEYWREMRKTCVLELFSSKRVQTLKFIREDEVSLMIHSISTSSSSSPTEGSINLNEVMLSLVNNIICRIAFGQRHQEVCQRSRFQDILQEAQALLGGFYVEDYFPSLGWVIDILSGQHGKLEKNFKELDEFYEQIISDHLNPGRPESDHEDIVDVLLRIEKEQSGSIHFTKEHIKAVIMDIFIAGTDTATAALVWGMAELIKKPTVMKKAQDEVRSLIGTKGKVEESDLDQLGYVKSVVKEILRMHPPGPLLAPRETRFHCKIDGYDVYPKTRVIVSPWAIGRDPEAWENPDEFFPERFLGSSINFIGLHFQLVPLGAGRRGCPGIYLGPVIVQLALANLLYAFDWELPSGISMEDIDMEEAPGLTTHKKSSLCLVPKLPKSNI; this comes from the exons ATggctttcttcattttcttgtttctcttatttctcttcattttcacaagaaagatgaatggagagaagaaaggagCAAACCTCCCTCCTGGCCCTCCTAAGCTTCCTATCATTGGAAACTTGCACCAGCTTGGTTACATGCCTCATCGCTCCTTTTGGCAACTCGCCAAACAATATGGACCCCTCATGCATTTACAATTAGGTTTTGCACCAACCCTTATAGTCTCCTCTGCTAAAATGGCTGAGGAGATCTTAAAAATTCATGATCTTGAGTTTTGTAGTAGACCCTCCCTTGTTGGTCCTAAGAAACTTTCTTACAATTTCAAAGACATTGCTTTTTCACCATACACTGAATACTGGAGAGAAATGAGGAAGACCTGTGTTCTTGAGCTTTTCAGCTCTAAGAGAGTTCAAACTTTAAAGTTCATTAGGGAAGATGAGGTCTCCTTAATGATTCATTCAATTTCtacttcatcttcctcttctcctacTGAAGGTTCCATCAATTTGAATGAAGTAATGCTTTCCTTAGTCAACAACATAATATGTAGGATTGCTTTTGGCCAGAGGCATCAAGAGGTATGTCAAAGAAGTAGGTTTCAAGACATTCTTCAAGAAGCACAAGCTTTGTTGGGTGGTTTTTATGTTGAGGACTACTTCCCATCACTAGGATGGGTTATTGATATTCTTAGTGGACAACATGGGAAGCTTGAGAAGAATTTCAAAGAGTTGGATGAGTTTTATGAACAG ATCATTTCGGATCACCTCAACCCAGGCAGGCCAGAATCTGACCACGAAGATATTGTTGATGTCTTGCTTCGAATCGAAAAGGAACAAAGTGGATCAATTCACTTCACCAAAGAGCACATCAAGGCTGTTATAATG GATATTTTCATTGCAGGTACTGATACAGCCACAGCAGCCTTGGTATGGGGAATGGCAGAATTAATCAAGAAACCAACAGTGATGAAGAAAGCACAAGATGAAGTCAGAAGTTTAATTGGAACTAAAGGCAAAGTTGAAGAGAGCGACCTGGATCAACTTGGGTATGTCAAGTCAGTGGTGAAGGAGATTCTAAGAATGCATCCACCAGGCCCATTGCTTGCCCCAAGGGAAACAAGGTTTCACTGCAAAATCGATGGCTATGATGTTTACCCTAAAACAAGGGTTATTGTGAGTCCATGGGCAATTGGTAGAGATCCTGAAGCTTGGGAAAACCCAGATGAGTTCTTTCCAGAAAGGTTTCTAGGAAGCTCCATTAATTTCATAGGGCTACATTTCCAACTAGTACCACTTGGTGCAGGCAGAAGAGGTTGTCCTGGAATATATCTTGGACCTGTGATAGTTCAGCTTGCACTTGCTAACCTTCTCTATGCTTTTGACTGGGAACTGCCTAGTGGGATAAGCATGGAAGACATTGATATGGAAGAAGCACCAGGTCTTACAACACACAAGAAAAGCTCTCTTTGCCTAGTACCCAAATTACCCAAATCTAATATttaa